Proteins found in one Bacteroidales bacterium WCE2008 genomic segment:
- a CDS encoding outer membrane transport energization protein TonB, with product MEIKKTVKANLENKKLLFAEVGLAIALLVFWAAIEQNSKIKKSSQNVIVERPEEVIETVPITQVEPPPPETAPKLPVISEIIDIVDNDIDVDDLFLSLEDDPRLGVEIDDYYEEVEEEIIEEEAIPINLAEEKPLFQGADANEFSKWVNKRIVYPEEAIQNHVEGRVLIGFTIEKDGKLTNIKVLRSSNNSLLDKEALRVVSTSPQWTPGKQRDRTVRVNYTFPVIFRLR from the coding sequence ATGGAGATTAAAAAGACCGTTAAGGCCAATCTCGAAAACAAGAAATTGTTGTTCGCAGAAGTCGGTCTTGCTATCGCCTTGCTCGTATTCTGGGCCGCGATAGAGCAGAATTCAAAAATCAAAAAATCCAGTCAAAACGTAATTGTGGAAAGACCTGAAGAAGTGATTGAGACAGTTCCGATCACCCAGGTAGAACCACCACCTCCCGAAACGGCACCGAAACTGCCGGTAATCTCTGAAATCATAGATATCGTGGACAACGATATTGATGTAGATGACCTGTTCCTTTCGCTCGAAGATGATCCAAGGCTTGGAGTAGAAATCGATGATTACTATGAAGAAGTAGAAGAAGAAATCATCGAAGAGGAAGCTATCCCGATCAATCTGGCAGAAGAAAAACCTCTTTTCCAGGGAGCAGATGCAAATGAATTCTCTAAATGGGTAAACAAACGGATTGTATATCCGGAAGAGGCTATCCAAAACCATGTCGAAGGAAGAGTCTTGATAGGATTTACTATCGAAAAAGATGGCAAGTTGACAAACATAAAGGTTTTGAGAAGTTCTAACAACAGTTTACTGGACAAAGAGGCCTTGAGAGTAGTATCAACTTCTCCTCAATGGACTCCCGGAAAGCAGCGTGACAGAACGGTAAGAGTGAATTATACCTTCCCCGTAATCTTCAGACTACGCTAA
- a CDS encoding succinate dehydrogenase / fumarate reductase iron-sulfur subunit, with amino-acid sequence MEFNLKIWRQKNAKAQGHFETYHISGIEEDASFLEMLDILNEQLIREGNDPVAVEKGCKSSGPVSFDHDCREGICGACSLYIDGRAHGPDNHVTTCQLFMRHFKDGATITVEPWRSSGFPVIKDLVVDRSAFDKILQAGGFISVRTGSAQDANNILIPHDDAEKSMDAAACVGCGACVATCKNGSAMLFVAARVSSLALLPQGKPESARRARAMVAKMDELGFGNCTNTRACEMECPKGISVDHIARLNREFLKAKFSQ; translated from the coding sequence ATGGAATTCAATTTAAAGATATGGCGTCAGAAAAACGCCAAAGCCCAGGGACATTTTGAGACTTATCATATCTCTGGTATTGAAGAGGATGCCTCTTTCCTTGAGATGCTTGATATCCTCAATGAGCAGCTTATCAGGGAAGGTAATGATCCGGTAGCTGTAGAAAAAGGCTGCAAGAGCAGCGGCCCTGTATCCTTCGACCATGACTGTCGCGAGGGTATCTGCGGCGCATGTTCTCTCTATATCGACGGCCGTGCGCACGGTCCGGACAACCATGTGACAACCTGCCAGCTTTTCATGCGTCACTTCAAGGACGGCGCTACAATTACTGTAGAACCATGGAGAAGCTCCGGTTTCCCTGTCATCAAAGACCTTGTCGTAGATCGTTCAGCATTCGATAAGATCCTTCAGGCCGGCGGATTCATCTCCGTACGTACCGGTTCAGCCCAGGATGCCAACAATATCCTTATTCCTCACGACGATGCCGAGAAGAGTATGGACGCTGCTGCATGCGTAGGTTGCGGCGCTTGCGTTGCTACCTGTAAGAATGGATCTGCAATGCTCTTCGTTGCTGCAAGGGTCAGCTCCCTCGCTCTTCTTCCTCAGGGTAAGCCTGAGTCAGCAAGACGTGCAAGAGCTATGGTTGCAAAGATGGACGAGCTCGGATTCGGTAACTGTACCAACACCAGAGCATGCGAAATGGAGTGCCCTAAGGGTATCTCCGTTGACCACATCGCCCGTCTCAACAGAGAGTTCCTCAAAGCTAAGTTCAGTCAGTAA
- a CDS encoding succinate dehydrogenase subunit A codes for MADKLISKIPDGPLAEKWTKRKSEIRLVSPNNKRKLEIIVVGTGLGGASAAASLGELGYNVKVFCISDSPRRAHSIAAQGGINAAKNYQNDNDSVYRLFYDTIKGGDYRAREANVYRLAEVSAAIIDQCVAQGIPFAREYGGYLANRSFGGVQVSRTFYARGQTGQQLLLGAYASLNKEIAAGTVKSYPRHEMLDLVLVNGQAKGIIARNLVTGKLERFGAHAVVIATGGYGNTYFLSTNAMNSNGSAAWQCYKKGAYFANPCFAQIHPTCIPVHGDQQCKLTLMSESLRNDGRIWVPKKLEDVEKLRKRQIKASQIPEEDRDYYLERRYPAFGNLVPRDVASRAAKERCDAGFGVNETGLAVFLDFADAIKRLGHQRVAERYGNLFEMYEKITASSPWEEPMMIYPAIHYTMGGIWVDYDLQTTVPGLYAIGEANFSDHGGNRLGASALMQGLADGYFVLPVTIGDYLSHKFAEPKTDVNTPEFDEAEKAIQERIDKLFAIKGKQTVDSLHKKLGNIMWEYVGMARNEEGLKKAIAEIKELKKVFWSDVCVPGTQYEFNQELEKALRLADFLEIGELMARDALNRNESCGGHFRLESQTPEGEAKRDDENYMYVAAWEYKGEDVEPELHKEPLKYEYIKVATRNYKD; via the coding sequence ATGGCCGATAAATTAATATCAAAGATTCCTGACGGACCTTTGGCCGAAAAATGGACCAAGAGAAAGTCAGAAATCCGTCTTGTTAGTCCTAACAACAAAAGGAAACTTGAAATCATCGTTGTCGGTACCGGTCTCGGCGGAGCGTCTGCAGCTGCTTCCCTCGGTGAACTCGGATACAATGTGAAAGTTTTCTGCATCAGTGATTCCCCTCGTAGAGCGCACTCTATCGCAGCTCAGGGTGGTATTAATGCCGCAAAGAACTACCAGAACGACAATGACTCAGTCTATCGTCTTTTCTATGACACTATCAAAGGTGGTGACTATCGTGCACGCGAGGCAAACGTTTATCGTCTTGCAGAGGTAAGTGCAGCCATCATCGACCAGTGCGTAGCCCAGGGTATTCCTTTTGCACGTGAATACGGCGGTTATCTTGCCAACCGTTCATTCGGTGGTGTGCAGGTAAGCCGTACTTTCTATGCAAGAGGACAAACCGGACAGCAGCTTCTTCTCGGCGCTTATGCTTCTCTCAATAAGGAGATTGCAGCTGGTACCGTAAAGAGCTATCCTCGTCATGAGATGCTCGACCTCGTGCTTGTAAACGGTCAGGCAAAGGGTATCATCGCCCGTAACCTCGTTACCGGTAAGCTTGAGAGATTCGGAGCCCATGCTGTCGTAATCGCTACCGGTGGTTATGGAAATACTTATTTCCTTTCAACCAATGCAATGAACTCAAATGGTTCAGCTGCATGGCAGTGCTATAAGAAAGGCGCATATTTCGCAAACCCTTGCTTCGCTCAGATCCATCCTACCTGTATTCCGGTTCATGGTGACCAGCAGTGCAAGCTTACCCTTATGTCAGAGTCTCTCCGTAATGACGGACGTATCTGGGTACCTAAGAAGCTTGAGGACGTAGAAAAGCTCCGCAAGCGTCAGATCAAGGCTTCCCAGATTCCTGAAGAGGATCGCGACTACTATCTCGAGCGCCGTTACCCTGCATTCGGTAACCTCGTGCCTCGTGACGTAGCCTCCCGTGCAGCCAAGGAAAGATGCGACGCCGGTTTCGGTGTGAATGAAACTGGACTTGCCGTATTCCTTGATTTCGCTGACGCTATCAAGAGACTCGGCCACCAGAGAGTTGCCGAGCGTTACGGAAACCTGTTCGAGATGTATGAAAAGATCACTGCTTCTTCTCCATGGGAAGAGCCAATGATGATCTATCCTGCAATCCACTATACCATGGGAGGTATATGGGTAGACTATGATCTCCAGACTACCGTTCCTGGTCTTTATGCTATCGGTGAAGCCAACTTCTCCGATCATGGCGGTAACCGTCTTGGTGCATCTGCCCTCATGCAGGGACTTGCCGATGGTTATTTCGTTCTTCCTGTCACAATCGGTGACTACCTTTCACACAAGTTTGCAGAGCCTAAGACCGATGTCAACACTCCAGAGTTTGACGAGGCTGAGAAGGCTATCCAGGAGCGCATAGACAAGCTCTTTGCTATCAAGGGTAAGCAGACTGTGGATTCTCTCCATAAGAAACTCGGAAACATCATGTGGGAGTATGTAGGTATGGCACGTAACGAAGAAGGACTTAAGAAAGCTATTGCTGAAATCAAGGAGCTTAAGAAGGTCTTCTGGTCAGACGTATGCGTACCTGGCACCCAGTATGAGTTTAACCAGGAACTCGAGAAGGCGCTCCGTCTTGCCGACTTCCTCGAAATCGGAGAACTTATGGCACGTGACGCCCTTAACCGTAACGAGTCTTGCGGTGGTCATTTCAGACTTGAAAGCCAGACTCCGGAAGGCGAGGCTAAGCGTGATGATGAAAACTATATGTATGTAGCCGCTTGGGAGTACAAGGGTGAGGACGTTGAGCCTGAACTCCATAAGGAACCTCTCAAATACGAGTACATCAAGGTAGCTACCAGAAACTATAAAGACTAA
- a CDS encoding outer membrane transport energization protein TonB has translation MEVKKSAKANLENKKLFFAEIGLVAALLVVWGAFEYTSKEKKESTLEADNTVIIEEEIVPITESTPPPPEAAPKIPVLSDQIEIVTDDIQVDDMFQSLDDDNTGVEIMDYVEEVQEEVIEEEAIPFQLVENKPKFNGGDANEFSKWVNQRLVYPEIAKENGVQGRVMLQFTVNADGSVSNVKVLRGVDPALDKEAMRVVSSSPKWTPGKQRDRAVKVTYTFPVIFQLR, from the coding sequence ATGGAAGTAAAAAAATCAGCAAAGGCCAACCTCGAAAACAAAAAGCTGTTTTTCGCGGAAATCGGTCTTGTGGCAGCTCTTCTCGTAGTTTGGGGAGCATTTGAGTATACTTCTAAAGAGAAAAAGGAGTCAACTCTTGAGGCAGACAACACTGTCATCATAGAGGAAGAAATTGTTCCAATTACAGAGTCAACTCCTCCACCTCCAGAAGCAGCTCCGAAAATCCCTGTTCTTTCTGACCAGATCGAGATCGTGACCGACGATATCCAGGTCGACGATATGTTCCAGAGCCTTGATGACGATAACACCGGTGTCGAGATTATGGACTATGTCGAAGAGGTCCAGGAAGAGGTTATCGAGGAGGAAGCTATTCCTTTCCAGCTCGTTGAAAACAAGCCTAAATTTAATGGAGGTGATGCCAATGAGTTCTCGAAATGGGTGAACCAGAGACTCGTATATCCTGAAATTGCAAAAGAGAATGGAGTTCAGGGCCGTGTAATGCTTCAGTTTACTGTAAATGCAGACGGTTCCGTATCCAATGTAAAAGTTCTCCGTGGAGTGGATCCAGCACTCGACAAAGAGGCTATGCGTGTTGTCTCAAGCTCTCCTAAGTGGACTCCTGGTAAGCAGAGAGACCGTGCAGTCAAGGTAACTTATACCTTCCCGGTTATCTTCCAGCTCCGATAA
- a CDS encoding Holliday junction DNA helicase subunit RuvA, with the protein MFDYIKGKIVELSPAEAIVENGGFGFDIMISLQSFEALQGKAEATIYLYHYLREDDEQFYGFATKDERELFRLLIGVSGIGVGTARMMLSSLTDEEIRNAIIGEDVNKIKSVKGVGLKSAQRVILELKDKILKGGGVESVSAISMATNPVMDEATTALVMLGFSKANIGKVLPEIAKKNPDAKVEDLIKAALKKL; encoded by the coding sequence ATGTTCGACTACATCAAAGGAAAAATAGTAGAGCTAAGTCCGGCTGAGGCTATCGTTGAGAATGGCGGCTTTGGCTTCGACATCATGATTTCTCTCCAGAGCTTCGAAGCCCTGCAGGGGAAGGCAGAAGCGACAATCTACCTTTATCATTACCTCCGCGAGGACGACGAGCAATTCTACGGATTCGCCACAAAGGACGAGAGAGAACTCTTCAGGCTTCTGATCGGAGTCTCCGGAATCGGCGTCGGAACTGCCAGGATGATGCTGTCATCACTGACCGATGAGGAGATCAGAAACGCCATAATCGGAGAGGACGTCAACAAGATCAAGAGCGTGAAAGGAGTCGGACTAAAGAGCGCCCAGAGAGTAATCCTGGAGCTGAAGGACAAGATACTGAAAGGGGGAGGAGTGGAGTCTGTTTCGGCTATCAGCATGGCTACAAATCCAGTCATGGACGAAGCTACTACAGCCCTCGTGATGCTCGGTTTCAGCAAGGCGAATATCGGCAAAGTTCTGCCGGAAATAGCAAAAAAGAACCCCGACGCAAAGGTCGAGGATCTTATAAAAGCAGCTTTGAAAAAGTTATAA
- a CDS encoding Holliday junction DNA helicase subunit RuvB, with protein MADEFNPYTTGADKDKDLDGIIRPQELEDFTGQSKIIANLKIFIQAAKLRGESLDHVLFHGPPGLGKTTLAHIIANELGVGMKVTSGPVLDKPGDLAGLLTSLETGDVLFIDEIHRLSPEVEEYLYSAMEDYVIDIMIDKGPGARSVRISLNPFTLVGATTRSGLLTAPLRARFGITFALEYYDIKDLIRIVKRSAAILKIGIEDTAATEIAMRSRGTPRIANALLKRVRDFAQVKGDGHIDIEIAKYALDALNIDKRGLDQIDNKILHTIITKFKGGPVGVNTIATAVGEDSGTIEEVYEPFLIKEGFIQRTPRGRIVTDLAYSHLGLEKYNTGRNSSDGLEIIENSLF; from the coding sequence ATGGCAGACGAATTCAATCCGTATACTACTGGCGCGGACAAAGATAAGGATTTAGACGGAATTATCAGGCCTCAGGAGCTTGAAGATTTCACCGGCCAATCCAAGATCATTGCAAACCTTAAGATATTCATACAGGCCGCAAAACTCAGGGGAGAGTCGCTTGATCATGTGCTTTTCCATGGCCCTCCGGGACTGGGAAAGACTACTCTTGCCCATATAATAGCAAACGAGCTCGGCGTAGGTATGAAGGTGACTTCCGGTCCTGTCCTTGACAAGCCCGGAGACCTTGCCGGTCTGCTTACTTCTCTGGAGACTGGAGATGTGCTTTTCATCGACGAGATCCACAGGCTTTCTCCGGAGGTCGAGGAATATCTCTATTCCGCGATGGAGGACTACGTAATAGATATAATGATTGATAAGGGACCTGGAGCAAGGTCTGTACGCATTTCCCTCAATCCTTTCACTCTTGTCGGAGCAACTACCAGAAGCGGTCTTCTGACTGCTCCTCTCAGGGCCAGGTTTGGAATTACTTTCGCCCTGGAATACTATGATATAAAGGATCTTATAAGGATAGTAAAGAGAAGTGCCGCTATTTTGAAGATTGGTATCGAGGATACGGCAGCTACGGAAATAGCGATGAGAAGCCGCGGAACTCCGCGTATCGCAAATGCTCTTCTGAAGAGGGTTAGGGATTTTGCCCAGGTAAAGGGAGACGGTCATATCGATATAGAGATAGCTAAATATGCCCTTGATGCCCTCAATATAGATAAAAGAGGTCTTGACCAGATCGACAATAAGATACTTCATACTATTATCACCAAGTTCAAGGGCGGTCCGGTCGGAGTCAATACAATCGCTACCGCGGTTGGTGAGGATTCGGGAACCATAGAGGAAGTATATGAGCCTTTCCTTATCAAGGAAGGTTTCATACAGAGGACTCCGCGCGGAAGGATAGTGACCGACCTGGCTTATTCTCATCTAGGCCTCGAGAAGTACAATACCGGAAGGAACTCTTCTGACGGTCTTGAAATAATTGAAAACAGTCTCTTTTAA
- a CDS encoding rRNA maturation RNase YbeY encodes MVRYFFEDTDFVFKPKKINNLWLKTVAESEVKKIGQVNIIFCSDNYILDINQKYLQHDYFTDIITFDYCENDILSGDLFISVDSVRENAVFYKTEFTDELNRVIVHGLLHLIGYDDHSDEDIKMMRSKENYYLELRKSLV; translated from the coding sequence ATGGTAAGATATTTTTTCGAAGATACTGATTTTGTTTTCAAGCCTAAGAAAATCAATAACTTATGGCTTAAGACAGTTGCAGAGAGCGAAGTTAAGAAAATAGGTCAGGTAAACATTATTTTCTGCTCCGACAATTACATTCTCGACATCAACCAGAAATACCTTCAGCACGATTATTTTACAGATATCATAACATTCGATTACTGCGAAAACGATATCCTCTCAGGAGATCTTTTTATAAGCGTCGATTCTGTCAGGGAAAACGCTGTTTTCTATAAGACCGAGTTCACTGATGAACTCAACAGGGTTATCGTGCATGGACTTCTGCATCTTATCGGATACGACGACCATTCAGATGAAGATATCAAAATGATGCGCTCTAAAGAGAATTATTATCTCGAGCTCAGAAAATCCCTCGTTTAA
- a CDS encoding cysteine desulfurase / selenocysteine lyase, with the protein MTIKDIRDKFKYTSRMVAGRPVVYLDNAATSQRPAEVLDKYLNISTLSNANIHRAVHTLAVDATDEYEAARDAVKEFIGADDRKEIIFTSGTTASINLVAFSFGEAFIHEGDEIIVSEAEHHSNIVPWQMMCQRKGAVLKVLPVDDSGHLRIDELKTLITPKTRLLAVTHVSNVLGLVNPIPEIAQICHSHGVKILVDGAQGIVHQRVDVKKLDCDFYAFSGHKIYAVPGTGVLYGKNELLDAMPPYMGGGEMIETVKFSGTTYAPLPEKFEAGTQNISGAPTFIPAINFAKEAETVEAETSKIRDYVLDALTNDPRIRLFGVPRETSEKIPLFSFCVEGAHHEDLALILDKMGIAVRSGQMCAEPVMDRFGVTGMLRASFAPYNTMEEADYFIKCLDKAIKMLV; encoded by the coding sequence ATGACAATTAAGGATATACGAGACAAGTTTAAATATACTTCCAGGATGGTCGCAGGTCGTCCGGTTGTCTATCTTGACAACGCCGCCACCTCCCAGCGCCCCGCCGAAGTCTTGGATAAATATTTGAATATTAGCACATTAAGCAATGCAAATATACATCGCGCCGTCCATACTCTCGCAGTCGATGCGACCGACGAATACGAGGCAGCGCGCGATGCCGTCAAAGAATTCATCGGAGCGGACGACCGCAAGGAGATAATCTTCACCTCCGGCACCACCGCATCAATCAATCTCGTCGCATTCTCCTTCGGCGAAGCTTTCATCCATGAAGGAGACGAGATAATAGTTTCGGAAGCGGAGCATCATTCGAACATAGTTCCATGGCAGATGATGTGCCAGAGAAAAGGAGCCGTGCTGAAGGTCCTCCCTGTCGACGACTCCGGTCATCTCCGGATTGACGAACTCAAAACCCTGATCACTCCGAAAACCCGCCTTCTCGCTGTAACACACGTCTCTAACGTTCTCGGATTGGTCAACCCAATCCCCGAAATCGCGCAAATTTGCCATTCTCACGGAGTTAAGATTCTCGTAGATGGAGCGCAAGGAATTGTGCATCAGAGAGTTGATGTTAAAAAACTGGATTGCGATTTTTACGCCTTTTCGGGCCATAAAATCTACGCAGTGCCGGGAACCGGCGTGCTTTACGGAAAAAATGAGCTTCTTGACGCCATGCCGCCATACATGGGCGGAGGCGAGATGATCGAGACCGTAAAATTCTCCGGGACAACTTATGCTCCCCTTCCGGAGAAATTCGAAGCCGGCACCCAGAACATTTCCGGAGCCCCGACCTTCATCCCGGCGATCAACTTCGCGAAGGAAGCCGAAACCGTGGAAGCTGAGACCTCGAAGATCCGCGACTATGTGCTGGACGCCCTGACGAATGATCCGAGGATAAGACTCTTCGGTGTTCCACGTGAAACATCCGAAAAGATTCCTCTCTTCTCCTTCTGCGTCGAAGGCGCCCACCATGAAGACCTCGCCCTGATTCTCGACAAGATGGGAATAGCAGTCCGCTCCGGCCAGATGTGCGCCGAACCTGTGATGGACCGCTTCGGAGTAACTGGAATGCTGCGTGCATCCTTTGCTCCTTACAACACCATGGAAGAGGCGGATTACTTCATCAAATGCCTCGACAAGGCAATTAAAATGCTGGTTTAA
- a CDS encoding GTP-binding protein HflX encodes MASLFLIRNMEEKKIEKAVFVGIIKDGEDERKVNEYLDELQFLAETAGAVGDKKFVQRLDRPESSTYIRSGKLQEVADYCEENEVDYVIFDDELSGIQQRNIEKVIKTCKVIDRTSLILEIFAQRAQTSYAKMQVELARYNYLLPRLAGMWTHLERQRGGHGTRGGMGETQIEVDRRIVKDRINRLKEQLKKVDRQMATQRGNRGSLVRLSLVGYTNVGKSTLMNLLAKSDVFAENKLFATLDTTVRKVVIENVPFLLSDTVGFIRKLPTQLIEAFKSTLDEVREADILVHVVDISAPDFEEQMEIVEKTLKDIGASNKPIYVIFNKIDAYEYKEYDEFSLEPKNKNNRTLEELKNSWIAQEKTPCIFISAKEKIGIEKLRNDIYKMVAEIHAGRYPFNNFLW; translated from the coding sequence ATGGCCAGCCTTTTTTTGATAAGAAACATGGAAGAAAAAAAGATAGAAAAAGCAGTATTCGTAGGTATAATCAAAGACGGAGAAGACGAAAGGAAAGTCAATGAATACCTCGACGAACTGCAGTTCCTAGCTGAGACAGCGGGGGCTGTAGGTGACAAGAAGTTTGTCCAGAGGCTGGACAGACCGGAGAGTTCTACTTATATCCGCAGCGGAAAACTTCAGGAAGTGGCGGATTATTGCGAGGAAAATGAGGTGGATTATGTCATTTTCGACGATGAACTCTCAGGCATCCAGCAGAGGAACATAGAGAAAGTAATTAAGACCTGCAAGGTTATAGACAGGACCAGCCTGATCCTGGAGATATTTGCCCAGCGGGCCCAGACTTCATATGCTAAGATGCAGGTGGAGCTGGCGAGATATAATTATCTTCTTCCGAGACTGGCAGGCATGTGGACCCACCTTGAAAGACAGAGGGGTGGACATGGTACCAGAGGAGGTATGGGTGAGACCCAGATAGAGGTCGACAGACGTATCGTAAAGGACCGTATCAACCGCCTGAAGGAACAGCTGAAGAAAGTCGACAGGCAAATGGCCACGCAAAGGGGCAATAGAGGCTCTCTGGTGAGACTTTCGCTGGTAGGCTATACCAACGTAGGTAAAAGCACTTTGATGAATCTGCTGGCCAAAAGTGACGTTTTTGCGGAGAACAAGCTTTTCGCGACTTTGGACACTACGGTAAGGAAGGTTGTGATAGAAAACGTGCCTTTCTTGCTGAGCGATACCGTAGGATTCATAAGAAAGCTTCCTACGCAGCTTATCGAGGCCTTCAAGAGCACTTTGGACGAGGTCCGGGAGGCAGATATACTTGTCCATGTAGTCGACATCTCAGCGCCTGATTTTGAGGAACAGATGGAAATCGTGGAAAAGACCCTGAAAGATATCGGAGCAAGCAACAAGCCGATTTATGTCATCTTCAACAAAATCGATGCTTACGAGTATAAGGAGTATGACGAGTTCTCGCTGGAGCCGAAAAACAAGAACAACAGGACCCTCGAAGAGCTCAAGAACAGCTGGATCGCACAGGAGAAAACCCCATGTATATTCATCTCGGCAAAAGAGAAGATTGGTATCGAAAAACTGAGAAATGATATATACAAGATGGTGGCAGAAATCCACGCAGGACGCTATCCATTCAATAATTTCCTTTGGTAA
- a CDS encoding tRNA uridine 5-carboxymethylaminomethyl modification enzyme, which yields MNTYSDSFDIIVIGGGHAGCEAAMAAANMGSKVLLISADLSTLAKMSCNPAVGGIAKGQIVREIDALGGYMGIVTDRSTLQFRMLNKSKGPAMWSPRAQCDKLQFSRTWYEILLSNSNLSIYADFAASFLFENSKIAAVKTITGAIFKCKAVILTAGTFLNGRLFIGSNDFEGGRIGEKSSYGISDQLKEAGIPTGRMKTGTPPRIDIRSVDLDSLPQQAGDEQPDKFSYLPEPSQIQKKGSQHPCYILHTNDEVHEILRSGFSQSPLFSGKITGIGPRYCPSIEDKLRTFPENHAHQLFLEPEGVGRYEYYLQGFSSSLPLQVQLDAMHKIKGLENAVIFKPAYAVEYDFFDPSYLKYSLESKVIENLFLAGQVNGTTGYEEAGAQGIIAGINAHLKVAEKDPFILGRDQAYIGVLIDDLITKGVDEPYRMFTSRAEYRILLRQDNADFRLTELSYKIGLADENRYNLTCEKYEAADSLRRFAADYKVKPAVINGYLESVSSAPLSESKRLEDIVSRPNVNLYDVLKIVPHGTFKENSSENFVREVADSVEISIKYDGYIRREKQLADKMLRLEHLRIPANFDFDHISGLTIECRQKLKKYKPETLAQASRISGVSPSDISIMLLYFGR from the coding sequence ATGAACACTTACTCCGATTCTTTCGATATAATCGTCATCGGTGGAGGACATGCCGGCTGCGAAGCCGCGATGGCCGCCGCTAACATGGGATCGAAAGTCCTCCTCATATCAGCCGATCTCAGCACTCTTGCCAAGATGTCCTGCAACCCGGCCGTTGGTGGAATTGCCAAAGGTCAGATCGTCCGGGAGATCGACGCGCTCGGCGGATACATGGGAATCGTTACCGACCGCTCGACCCTTCAGTTCCGGATGCTCAATAAGTCAAAGGGCCCGGCAATGTGGAGTCCGAGGGCTCAGTGCGATAAACTGCAGTTTTCCCGTACCTGGTATGAGATTCTTCTAAGTAATTCAAACTTAAGTATTTACGCTGATTTTGCCGCTTCTTTCCTCTTTGAGAATTCAAAAATTGCGGCAGTCAAGACAATTACCGGAGCAATTTTCAAGTGTAAAGCAGTAATACTCACCGCCGGAACCTTCCTGAACGGCCGGCTCTTCATCGGAAGCAACGACTTTGAGGGTGGCCGCATCGGAGAGAAATCTTCTTACGGAATTTCCGACCAGCTTAAAGAAGCCGGAATTCCGACCGGGCGCATGAAGACCGGAACTCCTCCGAGAATCGACATCCGTTCCGTCGATCTCGACTCTCTTCCTCAGCAGGCCGGAGACGAACAGCCAGATAAATTCTCATATCTTCCGGAGCCTTCGCAGATCCAGAAGAAGGGATCGCAGCATCCATGCTACATTCTCCATACCAACGACGAGGTTCATGAAATCCTTCGTTCGGGTTTTTCCCAGTCTCCTCTTTTTTCCGGTAAAATCACCGGAATCGGACCAAGGTATTGTCCGAGTATCGAGGATAAATTGAGGACCTTCCCGGAGAATCATGCGCACCAGCTCTTCCTCGAACCGGAGGGTGTTGGCCGCTACGAATACTATCTCCAGGGCTTCTCTTCATCCCTTCCGCTGCAGGTCCAGCTTGACGCGATGCATAAGATCAAAGGCCTCGAAAATGCCGTTATTTTCAAGCCGGCCTATGCCGTCGAATACGACTTTTTCGACCCTTCATATCTCAAATATTCCCTCGAATCTAAGGTCATCGAAAACCTCTTCCTCGCCGGTCAGGTCAACGGAACTACAGGTTATGAAGAAGCCGGCGCCCAAGGTATAATCGCTGGTATCAACGCTCATCTCAAAGTCGCTGAAAAGGATCCTTTCATCCTCGGAAGAGACCAGGCATACATCGGAGTTCTGATTGACGACCTCATTACAAAAGGTGTTGATGAGCCTTATAGGATGTTCACTTCAAGGGCTGAATACAGGATCCTGCTTCGTCAGGATAACGCTGATTTCCGTCTCACGGAACTCTCCTATAAGATCGGTCTTGCTGACGAAAATCGCTACAATCTGACCTGTGAGAAGTATGAGGCAGCCGATTCTTTAAGGCGGTTTGCCGCCGATTATAAGGTCAAGCCTGCCGTTATCAATGGATATCTTGAGTCTGTTTCTTCTGCCCCGCTGAGCGAATCCAAACGTCTTGAGGACATCGTTTCTAGGCCAAATGTCAACCTTTATGACGTACTCAAAATTGTTCCACATGGAACATTTAAGGAAAATTCATCGGAAAATTTCGTCCGTGAGGTTGCCGATTCTGTCGAGATTTCCATAAAATATGACGGATATATTCGCCGCGAAAAACAGCTCGCTGACAAGATGCTTAGGCTTGAACATCTTAGAATTCCTGCTAATTTTGACTTCGATCATATCTCCGGCTTGACTATCGAATGTCGTCAGAAACTGAAAAAATATAAGCCTGAGACACTCGCCCAGGCTTCCAGAATTTCCGGCGTTTCGCCGTCCGATATTTCGATTATGCTACTCTACTTTGGAAGATAA